One genomic segment of Lysobacter sp. 5GHs7-4 includes these proteins:
- the ybeY gene encoding rRNA maturation RNase YbeY: protein MTKGPVRLDVAISYAVPRTGIPAAVSFRRWVAAALDSRIREADLAIRIVGTKEGRALNRHYRGRDYATNVLSFPAEVPEGLPKGVKFPLLGDLVICAPVVAREAREQKKPLAAHYAHLTVHGALHLLGWDHEDEREAECMEQLEREILAGLGIADPYLED, encoded by the coding sequence ATGACCAAAGGCCCCGTCCGTCTCGATGTCGCGATCAGCTATGCGGTGCCGCGCACCGGCATACCGGCCGCGGTGAGCTTCCGCCGCTGGGTCGCGGCCGCGCTGGACAGCCGCATCCGCGAAGCCGACCTGGCGATCCGCATCGTCGGCACCAAGGAAGGCCGCGCGCTCAACCGCCACTACCGCGGCCGCGACTACGCGACCAACGTGCTCAGCTTCCCGGCCGAAGTGCCCGAAGGCCTGCCCAAGGGCGTCAAATTCCCGCTGCTGGGCGACCTGGTGATCTGCGCACCCGTGGTCGCGCGCGAGGCGCGCGAGCAGAAGAAGCCGCTGGCCGCGCACTACGCCCATCTCACCGTCCACGGCGCGCTGCACCTGCTGGGCTGGGATCACGAGGACGAGCGCGAGGCCGAGTGCATGGAACAGCTGGAGCGCGAGATCCTCGCGGGCCTGGGGATCGCCGATCCTTATCTTGAGGATTGA